Genomic DNA from Paracoccus sp. MBLB3053:
AAGAGGCGCTGGTGACGCTGGAATGGCGCGGCAGGCCCTTGGGCATGGCAGAGCTTGACGCCTGGATGGCCGAGCCGCCCGATCCCGACCGGCCGGGCGTCACCGGATCGGCGCTGGCACAGGAACTGGGGAGCGGCCTCTGGAGCGAGCCGGCAGCCGGGGGCGGTCGCATCATCATGCCGGTCGCTGCCAGCGCCACCCGCTGCGAGATCGCGCCGGGCCTGACCTATCGCACCGCCTTGGGCAATGGTGAGATCTTGTCCGAAATGACATTCGTGGTCTTCGATACCGAGACGACGGGGCTTTTGCCAAGTGACCGCATTTGCCAGATCGCCGGTCTGCGGATCATGGCGGGGCGACTGACCGGCGAGCGATACGAAACGCTGGTCAATCCCGGTCGTCCCATTCCCGCCTCTGCCACGGCCATTCACGGGATCGACGATGCCATGGTCGCGACTGCGCCGGGATTGGCAGAAACCCTGGCCGCGTTTCGGCATTTTTCCGAAGATGCAGTCCTTGTCGCCCATAACGCGCCCTTCGACATGGGCCTGCTGCGCGCGGCGCGGGATGAGACCGGGATCGAGTTTCCGAACCGGGTGCTGGATACGGTGCTGCTCTCGGCCATGCTCTGGGGCCAATCGGCGCCCCACACGCTGGACGCCCTGGCCGCGCGGCTGGGGGTCGAGATCGCCCCCGAACTGCGCCATACGGCAATGGGCGATGCCGAGGCAACGGCTCGGATCCTGCTTCGGATGATCCCCGCGCTTGAAGCCAAGGGGCTGACGAAACTCGACCAGATCAGCGCCGAGGCTCGCAAGCATCGGCGCCTGATCGAGGACGCCGATCGCGCCTAGGCGCTGGCTGCCAGCTCCTCGGGCCGCAAGGCGCCGGGGAAGTGGCAGGCGGTCAGGTGATTGCGTCCCTCCAGCGCCGGACGTTCCGCCGCGCACAAATCCTGCGCACGCGGGCAACGTGTCCGGAAAACGCAGCCCGAGGGCGGCCGCATCGGCGAAGGCAACTCACCCCTCAACGGTATCATCCGCTTTTCACGCTCCAACTGCGGATCAGGGATCGGAACGGCCGAAAGCAGCGCTTGCGTATACGGGTGGCGGGGCTCGGCATAAAGCGCCTCGGCCTCGGCCAGTTCCATGACCCGGCCCAGATACATCACCAGCACGCGGTCGCTGATATGCTTTACCACCGAGAGGTCATGGGCGATGAAGATCAGCGCCAGGCCCAGGTCGCGCTGCAGATCGGCGAGCAGGTTGATGACCTGCGCCTGGATCGAGACATCCAGCGCCGAGACCGGCTCATCGCAGATAACCAGCTTCGGTTCGACGATCAGGGCGCGGGCGATCCCGATGCGCTGGCATTGGCCGCCGCTGAATTCATGCGGATAGCGGTTGATCTGGTTCGGAAGCAGGCCGACGCGGTCCATCATGTCCTTGACGCGGCGCTTGACCTCGTCGCGGCCGAGGCCCTTGTGATGGGTGGTCAGGGGTTCCGCGATGATCTGGCCCACGGTCATGCGCGGGTTGAGGCTCGCCAGCGGGTCCTGGAAGACCATCTGGATCTCGCTGCGGTATTTGAGCATCTTGCGGGGGCTGAGGCCGATCAGGTTCGTGCCGTCCTGCCAGACGGCCTTGCCGGTGGCCGGGACGAGGCCGATCAGCGCACGCGCCAGTGTCGATTTCCCCGAACCGGATTCGCCGACGATGCCCAGCGTCTCGCCCGGCATCAGGTCGAAATCAACCCCGCCCACGGCGTGAAGCTGGCGCGGCGGTGTCCAGGGCATGCCGCCCGGCGCGGGCAGCTCGAAGGTCACGCGCAGGTCGCGCGCCGAGATGAGCGGTTCATTGGACATTTGCGCTCTCCTGCATCTCGTCGAGTTCGGCGGCCGCGGGTTCCGGCAAGTCCGCTTGGGGCGCATGTCCCGCGCGGATGGTTTCAAGCGCGGCATGACAGGCCCGCTCGCGGCCCGGCGCGAAGCCGTCGAGGTCGGGCATGTTCTGGCCGCAGACGGGCATGACATAGGCGCAACGCGGCGCGAAGGGGCAGCCGGTCGGCGGATGGGTCATGTTGGGCGGGCTGCCGGGGATGGCCGAAAGCTTGTCGCCCTTCTGGTCCACCCTCGGGATCGCCGCCAGAAGGCCCTGCGTATAGGGATGGGCCGGGTCGGCAAAGAGCGGATCGACTGGCGCGCGCTCCATCACACGGCCGCCATACATGACCATGACCCGCTCGCAGGAACCGGCGACGACGCCAAGGTCATGGGTGATCAGGATCATCGCCATGCCAAATTCGCGCTGCAGATCGGCCATCAGTTCCATGATCTGGGCCTGCACGGTGACGTCGAGCGCGGTCGTCGGCTCGTCGGCGATCAGGAGGTCCGGGCGGCACAAGAGCGCCATGGCGATCATCACGCGCTGGCGCATCCCGCCCGAGAACTCATGCGGGTAAAGCCGAATGCGGCCCTTGGCATCGGGGATCTTCACGGCGTCGAGCATCCGGGCGGATTCTGCCACCGCCTCGCGCTTGCTCATGCCCTTGTGCAGCATCAGCACCTCGGCCATCTGGTCCGAGACGCGCATATAGGGGTTGAGGCTGGTCATCGGGTCCTGGAAGACCATCGCGATGCGCTCGGCCCGGATGCTGTTCAGGACCTCGGGGGCGGCGTTCAGGATCTCGGTCCCGTCGAAGCGGACCGAGCCGGTGGCGCGGCCATTGCGCGCCAGCAGGCCCATGATCGAGAAGGCCAGCTGCGACTTGCCCGAGCCGGATTCGCCGACGATGCCCAGGGTCTGGCCGCGTTCCACATCCAGGTTGATGCCATTGACCGCCGAGACCTCGCCATCGGTGGTGGCGAAGCGCACGTTCAGGTCGCGGATCTGCAACAGGCTCATGTCAGCGATCCTTCGGGTCAAGCGCATCGCGCAGCCCGTCGCCGACGAAGAAGAAGGCGAAAAGCGTGATGCAGAAGAAGAAGAGCGGGAAGGCAAGCTGCCAGAGCGTGCCATAGTTCATCGTGCCGGCCCCTTCCGAGATCAGCGCCCCCCAGGAGGTCAGAGGCTCCTGCACGCCGAGGCCGAGGAAGCTGATGAAGCTTTCCGACAGGATCATCAGCGGCACCAGCAGCGTCGCATAGACCGCGACGACACCCAGAAGGTTCGGGACGATATGGCGGATGATGATCTTCCACCCCGGCACGCCGGTCGCCCGCGCGGCCTCGATAAATTCTCGGTTTTTGAGGCTAAGTGTCTGACCTCGAACAATTCGTGACATTTCCAGCCATGAGATCATCCCGATGCCCAAAAACAGCATCGACATCGAGCGGCCGAAGATCACCAGAAGCAGGATCAGGACGAACATGTAGGGAATGGCCAGAAGGATATCGACCGTGCGCATCATGATCGCATCGGTGCGTCCGCCGACATAGCCAGCCGTCGCGCCGTAAAGCGTGCCGACGATCACGGCAATGCCCGCGCCGATCAGCCCCACCATCAGCGAGACCTGCGTGCCCTGCACGGTGCGTGAGAAAAGGTCGCGGCCAAGGTCGTCGGTGCCGAAATAGTGGCCATTGGCAAGGCTCGGCATGCCCATCGTGGCGGCATTGCCCATGATCTCGAAATCCATTTCCTCATTGGACCAAGCGGCCAGAGAGTTCCCGAAGATCGCGAAAAGCGCGACAAGGACGAGCACCACAAGGCTGATCATCGCGGCCTTGTTGCGGCGGAAGCGGCGGCGCGCATCGGCCCAGGGGCTGCGGCCCTTGACCTCGGCCTCGGACATGCGCGCGGCGAGGGATTGCATCTGTTGGGTGTCGATCATGGCCTAGTACCTGATCTTGGGGTCGATCCATGCGTAAAGCACGTCCACCACCAGGCTGAAGAGGATGGTCAGCGCGCCGACGAGGATGGTGATCCCCATCATCACCGCATAATCGCGGTTCAGCGCGGAATCGACGAAGCTGCGCCCGATGCCGCCCGTCGAGAAATATATGTCCACCACGACCGATCCGGTGATCATCGTGACGAAGGCCGGGCCAAGATAGCTGATGACCGGCAGCATCGCGGGCTTCAGCGCGTGGCGCAGGATCACCTTGCTTTCGGACAGGCCCTTGGCGCGGGCGGTGCGGATATGGTTCGAGCCCAGCACCTCGAGCATCGAGGACCGCGTGATCCTTGCGATCGAGGCCATGAAGCTGGTCGAAAGCGCCAGGACCGGCATGATCCAGTAGATCGGGCCGCCCCATCCGCCGCCGGGCAACCAGCCAAGCCACAGGGTAAAGACCAGCACCAGGATCGGCGCCATGACGAAGTTCGGCAGCACCTGCGCGCCGATCGAGGTGCCGACCGCGAGGTAGTCGATCCAGGAGTTCTGGCGGATGGCCGCGGCGACGCCCAGCGACACGCCAACGACCACCGCCGCCACGAAGGACAGAGCGCCATAGGTCAGCGTGACCGGGAAGCCCGCCGCGATGATCTGGTTCACCGAGCGGTCGGGATAGACGAAGCTTGGCCCGAAATCGAAATGCGCGACGATGCCCCAGACGTAATTGACGATCTGCCGCCACAGCGGCTCATCGAGGCCATATTTCGCATTCAGGTTCGCGATGATCTGCGGGGGCAGGGCACGTTCCTGCGTGAAGGGGCCGCCGGGCGCGGCATACATCAGCAGGAAGGAAAGGACGATGAGCAGAAGCAACGTC
This window encodes:
- a CDS encoding oligopeptide/dipeptide ABC transporter ATP-binding protein; its protein translation is MSLLQIRDLNVRFATTDGEVSAVNGINLDVERGQTLGIVGESGSGKSQLAFSIMGLLARNGRATGSVRFDGTEILNAAPEVLNSIRAERIAMVFQDPMTSLNPYMRVSDQMAEVLMLHKGMSKREAVAESARMLDAVKIPDAKGRIRLYPHEFSGGMRQRVMIAMALLCRPDLLIADEPTTALDVTVQAQIMELMADLQREFGMAMILITHDLGVVAGSCERVMVMYGGRVMERAPVDPLFADPAHPYTQGLLAAIPRVDQKGDKLSAIPGSPPNMTHPPTGCPFAPRCAYVMPVCGQNMPDLDGFAPGRERACHAALETIRAGHAPQADLPEPAAAELDEMQESANVQ
- a CDS encoding ABC transporter ATP-binding protein, which produces MSNEPLISARDLRVTFELPAPGGMPWTPPRQLHAVGGVDFDLMPGETLGIVGESGSGKSTLARALIGLVPATGKAVWQDGTNLIGLSPRKMLKYRSEIQMVFQDPLASLNPRMTVGQIIAEPLTTHHKGLGRDEVKRRVKDMMDRVGLLPNQINRYPHEFSGGQCQRIGIARALIVEPKLVICDEPVSALDVSIQAQVINLLADLQRDLGLALIFIAHDLSVVKHISDRVLVMYLGRVMELAEAEALYAEPRHPYTQALLSAVPIPDPQLEREKRMIPLRGELPSPMRPPSGCVFRTRCPRAQDLCAAERPALEGRNHLTACHFPGALRPEELAASA
- the oppB gene encoding oligopeptide ABC transporter permease OppB, whose protein sequence is MFGYILRRLAVAIPTLLLLIVLSFLLMYAAPGGPFTQERALPPQIIANLNAKYGLDEPLWRQIVNYVWGIVAHFDFGPSFVYPDRSVNQIIAAGFPVTLTYGALSFVAAVVVGVSLGVAAAIRQNSWIDYLAVGTSIGAQVLPNFVMAPILVLVFTLWLGWLPGGGWGGPIYWIMPVLALSTSFMASIARITRSSMLEVLGSNHIRTARAKGLSESKVILRHALKPAMLPVISYLGPAFVTMITGSVVVDIYFSTGGIGRSFVDSALNRDYAVMMGITILVGALTILFSLVVDVLYAWIDPKIRY
- a CDS encoding ABC transporter permease subunit → MIDTQQMQSLAARMSEAEVKGRSPWADARRRFRRNKAAMISLVVLVLVALFAIFGNSLAAWSNEEMDFEIMGNAATMGMPSLANGHYFGTDDLGRDLFSRTVQGTQVSLMVGLIGAGIAVIVGTLYGATAGYVGGRTDAIMMRTVDILLAIPYMFVLILLLVIFGRSMSMLFLGIGMISWLEMSRIVRGQTLSLKNREFIEAARATGVPGWKIIIRHIVPNLLGVVAVYATLLVPLMILSESFISFLGLGVQEPLTSWGALISEGAGTMNYGTLWQLAFPLFFFCITLFAFFFVGDGLRDALDPKDR